The window ACCTGTCCTTGTTGTAGCCCCAATAAGGGTAAACTTCGGAAGGTCAATTCTAATGGACCTGGCACTTGGACCTTTACCAATTAAAATATCCAGAGCAAAGTCTTCTAAGGCAGGATACAATATTTCCTCTACCGACCGATTCAATCTGTGTATTTCATCGATGAACAATACATCCTTTTCTTTTAAGTTAGTTAATATTGCCGCTAAATCTCCGGCCCTCTCTATAACAGGTCCTGAGGTCATTTTGATGTTAACACCCATTTCTCTCGCTATAATATTTGCTAACGTAGTTTTTCCTAAACCTGGTGGCCCATAAAGAAGAATATGATCAATAGGTTCATCTCTCTGTAATGCAGCTTTAATATAAATATTGAGGTTGTCCTTAACACTTCTTTGACCAATAAATTGTTTTAACAATTTTGGTCTTAGATTTATTTCAGTTTCAGTTCCTTCTTTTTTTAAATCACAACTAATAAGATCTTCTTTTTCAATCATTTAAAATATCCATATATTACTTGTTTTATATTTCTTAAACTTTTCAATGAAAAAAGCTTAGATTACTTTAATCATTTTTATCTTTATTCAAGGCATTCTTAATCAAATTTTCCAAACTTGCAGAATTGCTATTTTTGTTTTTTTGATAGGCATTTACTACTCTTTTTTTTGCCTCTTTTTCTTGATAACCTAATGTTTTTAACGCCTCAATTGCGTCATTAATAAAGTCTTTTGGATTTAATTCACTGGAAATGATATCTCCATCAAAACTGGATTTTTTAAACTTTTCTTTCAATTCTAAAACAATTTTTTTTGCCATCTTTTTCCCAATACCGGAAATACTGCTTATTAGATTTAAATCTTCCTCCAAAACAGCATTGTGAAAATTTTCAGCTCCCATATTAGAAAGAATATTTAAAGCCATTTTTGGTCCAACTCCTGGTGCCTCAATTAAAACCTTGAAGAAATTTCTGTCTGTCTCAGTGCTAAACCCATACAATACCAATCGGTCTTCCCTGACATATAGATAAGTAAATACTAATTGTTCGCTATCATTTAAAATAAATTTACTAATAGACGGTACATTTACTTGATACCCGACTCCATTTACATCAACAATAATAAAACCGTTATCCTTGTTACAAATCTTGCCTTTCAAAAAAGATATCATTAACATCCTGCCTAATATTTTTAATTAATAAACAATCATTGTTTATATTAGTAATATGGATTTTTGGAATTGATATGGCAAATAGCTACTGCAAGTGCATCTGCAGCATGATCAGGCTTTGGTATCTTGTCTAAACATAACAATATCTTTACCATTGCCTGAACCTGTGCTTTACTCGCCCTCCCATAACCAACTACCGCTTGTTTTACCTGTAATGGTGTATACATTTTGAGGTCAATTTCAAGTAAGGTGGCAGTTAGGGCTACAGCTCCACATACTTTTCCAACATCTATCGCACTTCGTGTATTTTTACTAAAAAATATCTCCTCAAGTACAATTTCATGAGGAGAATATGTTTTTATCAATTTTTCAATTTCAATATGGATTTTTTTTATTTTTTCTAAATAGCTCTCATTTATTTTATTAGTAATACAACCATATTCAAGAGATCTCATTTTATCTGCTTTAATTTCAACTAATCCATACCCAGTATGATTAAGCCCTGGATCAATTCCTAAAATAATCAAGTTTTTCCTCTATTATTGAGATGAAAGTTCTTCCATTATTTGTTCATCAATATTAAAGTTGGCATATACATTTTGCACATCATCATTATCCTCTAACTGTTCCATCATGCTCAACATTTGTTCAGCTTTCTTACCTTCCAAGTTAACAGTGGTCTGAGGAATCATAGTTATTTCAGCTACTGAATACTTAATTTTATTGTCATCTATTATTTGTTTAAATTTTTCAA of the Atribacterota bacterium genome contains:
- the ruvA gene encoding Holliday junction branch migration protein RuvA, with the translated sequence MISFLKGKICNKDNGFIIVDVNGVGYQVNVPSISKFILNDSEQLVFTYLYVREDRLVLYGFSTETDRNFFKVLIEAPGVGPKMALNILSNMGAENFHNAVLEEDLNLISSISGIGKKMAKKIVLELKEKFKKSSFDGDIISSELNPKDFINDAIEALKTLGYQEKEAKKRVVNAYQKNKNSNSASLENLIKNALNKDKND
- the ruvC gene encoding crossover junction endodeoxyribonuclease RuvC, producing MIILGIDPGLNHTGYGLVEIKADKMRSLEYGCITNKINESYLEKIKKIHIEIEKLIKTYSPHEIVLEEIFFSKNTRSAIDVGKVCGAVALTATLLEIDLKMYTPLQVKQAVVGYGRASKAQVQAMVKILLCLDKIPKPDHAADALAVAICHINSKNPYY